ggggcctcacaagagcagagtagagggggacaatcacctccctgtcccttcTGGTCACCActtttctgatggagcccaggataccatttgccctcCGAGCCACTGGCttccagcacactgctggctcagttaaacttttcatccatcaagacccccaggtccttctccacagggcagCTCTCAAgcaccgctccttccagtctacatggatgcctgggattcctctggcccaagtgcaaaaccttgcactttgctgtgttgaacctcatcaggttcacccaaGCCCACCTTTCCAgtctcttgaggtccctctgcacggcatcccttccttccactgtgtcaaccgcaccactcagcttggtgttgtcagcaaacattctgagggtgcacttgattccacCCTCAATGCCATTGATAACagtgttaaagagcaccagtcccaaaaCAGACCTCTGGGGGATGCCGCTCGTTattggcctccacctggacacagagccattgatgaccaccctctgtctaCGGTCTtttaaccaatttcttatccactgagtggtccacccatcaaatccatgttcctccaatttggagatgaggatgtggtgggggaccatgtcaaagcTGTGAGATGTGAGAaatactggaatcctggctgccaATGAAGAccgaggcaaagaactcattcagtacctaAACAGTTATTCACAATTGTTCGAAACAGATGAGTGAAATGACCTGGAAATACCATTCATTACTGGCATCATACAACATTAAAGCAATctgaaaatgagcagaaataGTTCATCACTGAAACCCTCTCTCATTCACGTATATGAACTACTTCAAAAAGAAGAGTCAAGATACCATACACTCTTTAATGTCATTAATGACTGAGGAAGCTATAACTGAGAGGATCGGGCATAAACAACTGAATTTATCCCTGTTTGAAGTAAAACACAAACCAAcatctctgcttctcctttGCCCTTCACCACCTCTCTTCACTTAAAAGGAATTCTTAGGTTCATGGACCTTAGTTCAGACAGTTGGTAGTGCTTTGTGTACTGATCTCCAGTGCCATCCTCGTAGAGcacaaaagccaaaaaaaaaaagagcacacagaatttaaatctgaaaacagTGCAAAGAAAGGGAACTGCTAGTGTCCtatcttttaaagaatgaaCTACTACTCTGCTACTCACATTTGCATTTACAGTTGTTTCCCATGGGCCTACAATTTAGTACTCCTACAGGACCAAAAATTCACATAAACCAAGTGCCAAAATCTCTCGCCACAAAGGAAGGCCTTTTCTtataaagtagaaaataaacataagaagaaaaagaaatgaaaaagaaaaaaaaaagctaacttAATAAAAACACATATTTCCCTTGCTGATTTCCTTTGGGCGCTTGCTTATGTAGCATTTCATGAGTGTAAATGTAGGAAGTGCTCTACATCAATTCTACagatatttaaggaaaatttACCAAACTCCCTGAGCCTGAAATACACAACCCAGCAATAGGACAAAATCCCTGCCAAAATAttctgatctagctgtggaatattcaaaagcaaacagactTTAATGTAGCTCTAAATATATTCAGATGCATTTCTGGGCAGCTACAGAGAAATAAACTGTCACACTAACGAAAAGCTTTTTGACAATTTGTATATTAGCCTTCAGTCTGCACATAAATGTCATTATGTTTATGaccaagaagaaataaacataaaattGAACAAATGAATGCAATTTTAATACAGAATAGAATGCTCCGAAGTCCAAAGGACTTTGCAGACAGCTGCCAAGAAAACAAGGAACAAAGCTAACATGTTTCTATGACtatttttttgttcaaataCAAACTCTCTCAGTAAGTTCCATCTATTTCAGGAACTCCTTTATTAAGCAACATACCCTTCAAAAGTGAGTTACCATGCTTTCTCCATTGTGATAAATGTATAAAATgaattttgggttttttgtttccttattccTACAGCTCTGAATGCCTCTATCGTCTTTCTAAGAgagttttgtttgctgttttgtttatatttccTACTCCGTATGAAGCAATCCTTTTCTGGAAACAATGAGGCATGAGCTAATGTATTTATTATCCCCAGTATCactgtgttttccttgtgtTATATCCTTCACGAAAACTCAGGTTATTTTTTCCCGGCAGGATCAGTTTCCAGTTGGACACCACAGCCAGAAAGCTGtcagttttcagaagcagttcAAAGGACTTATTTTTCAAACACCTTTACCAGCATCTTTCCACTATTTGAATGCCTCTACAGTGATCTGCATGAGGTGAGTAAATCCTTACCTCTGTAGTTTCTAGTGATTTTGCATTATATCTTATCAGAAGAGTTCATTTTTGTGTAAAACATCAGCCACTGAGAAACATTCTGCTGATAATGTGTTGGTTATGACTACCTGTTTAATCTTCCTTCAAAACATACTCACTGTTACTCCATTTGGTCCAGCTATTTTGTCATCAATGAAAGTAGAAACTCTTCCATTTCAGTAATATTTCTACAGAGGTCCAAAACCTGGTGCATTGATCCTGTAATTACAAGGGGATTAGCATCAGCTACCAAACAGGAACTGCTAACTATGATATGATAAGCACTGCATTATGATCTTCATTTATGTGCTGCCTTTTCATGTTCTGATGCTTCCGTGTGCTGGCTGACTCAGAGGTACTGCACACAACTCTTACGCCATTTCTCACAAACTGCAGGGAAGCAAAACTCTGAAGAATTTACACCTCTCAGTTTCCTCAAAGATTTACCTAACCTCTAGTTAGACATAAAAACAGCTAAAAAGATGCATGTGGGCCTGACAGAGTATGGGACTGAGCCATGTAACTtccaaaatgaaacagcaagaaaaccCAAGCTAAGGTACGAAACAACAGGCTGGAATTTCAAGAAGCATAACCTGTGTAAGACCATCCAGAGCTCATCACACTGACATTTACTCTGAGGTGTAcatttgtaaatatatttacataagCTTTATTATAGTTACTTTCATAATAGAATATTTCCTTGTTCCCTTTTATATCACTTGCAAAAGAATAAGATGTGTCAGAATCCACATAAAAAGAACAGTAAATCTTTGCTCTCTAAGGACAAACATTGTAAAGGTTGTCACAAAGTTTTCCAAAAGATTGTCAGTACTTCAAATCTTAAAACTATAATCCAagtatgattctttgattttataGATAAAAATACTACAATAGCACAGTGAGTAAAAAGAGGAACTTGAGCagtcaagaaaacagaaatctaaTTCCTTATCAACACAATTCAAAGGAGGAATTgattaataataatatcaaTTTCTAGCAGacacaaataagaaaattcCCTTAGGCAACACACAAAGAAAGTGGAATGCAGCACTTCACAACACAATGATTTTAACACAAAGTGTGTACTTAACAGCAAATGATGCATAGAGTACATTTAGGAACAATTTTACTTAAGAAGCAGTCAGTGGGAGTATCACTAATTTTGCTTAACTTCCCGTTATTACTCAACCAAAGCTACTTCAGTATCAGAACCAGCCTTAAGTATTTTTAGGTGGGTCTGCAAAATCATCTTTCAGGCTTcgggcaggcaggcagatgtTTGTCAGGTGACTAATCCATACAACTTTGGGGAGAAACAGCAAGCCGATTCTCTGTATTTCTAGGGAACGTTCTCTATTAATTGGGATGACCATCCATGTGTCTTTGGCAAGTTGGCTATATCACAAATCATCTTGAGCTGTAAAATACACTGAGCGGACACCAGGACAACTAGAGCCATCGGCCTTCCTATGCAAACAGGAAGCTGAGCATGGGAGAAGGAATAGAGGAAGACAAGAGCAAGAAAAGTTATACACAACCTTTTCCTTACTTAAGTCATACCCTTATCACATATTTCTGTCCTCTCCCTAGCTCCCTCCCACAAATTAGCAAAAGAGGATCCACGTACAAACAATGGTTAACCTACTGGGTTTACGTGGCAGTGTTTTGGAAGGGAGGTAAAGGGGGCCCATGAGATTACAGAGCAATGGCTGCCCCAGGCCAGGCACAAAGGGCCAGTCACTGAAGCTGGTGGTGcctctgtatatatatataagaaatatatatatatagatatatataaggaaaggggaaaaagggggaaaagataCAAGAAACGGCCTAGAGAGTGAGAGAGAATGGGGGGCATGGGGGCATCCTGCAGACACCAAGGATAGTGAGGGAGGGCAGGAGCTGCCGCAGGCAGAGGAGTAAGTATTTCCCTTGCCAAGCAGATGGGTATGCCCTGAGTGAAGCCACAGCCCGTGCAGAGCTGCCATGTGGAGCAGGCTTAGTGGCAAAAAATCGCAGGCAGTGAAGGTCTCGCTCTGGAGACTTACCCTGAAGGACTGAAGGCTGTGCAGATAACCCATGCTAGAGCAGTTCACCAAGGACTGCAGCCCATGGGAATGCTGTGGAAATCACCCAAACGCTACTCCGTTCAGGCCAGAAGCGTGGCCCTGCAAAGAAAGGGCACTCTGGATGAAGGACCACTCTACAGACAGCCTCTGTCCTTGCTTGACAAattcaagcaaaaaaacaaacactggaaGAGACATAACCCCTGCTTCTTTGTCAAAAGGACAGAACATCTACAAACGATTACTTGATACtgcttttcactgatattttacACACTCTCACCTTGTAAAGCGTGTTGCCCTCTGCTTACCTTATTTGTACCTCCTTCAGGTACTTCTATTTAACTCTTCACTATCTAGCTGACACGCAAAAGCCCAAACAACTATCGGACACAAAGGGTAAAGGCAAGTCACTGTGCTGTGAACACCAAATTCCTgatacaaaaatgcaaaaagtgTATTACAACAACCTTAGACAAGTTATCTAAGTTTTTGCAGCTAATGACATTTCACAGCAAAACTGAATACAATGAAACCTACATTTCACGTTGCAATCTACTCTCCTATCTCTAGCTTACTGCTCTCTCTATCCAAATATTCATGTGGCTGTGGATTATCTTCTAGGCACTGCCTGTACTGTAGGAGGTTCCTTATTACCTACTGTTCTATAGCATCCTTATATGTATCCTTATAATTagggcagctgctctgcataCACGTTTAAGCAGTCATTTTTGTGCCCAAAGGGAAACAGATGttaaaaactaaacaaagccaaacctttgtttaattttctttttgagtgCCCAGTTTACAGTAAAGCATTCTGGAAATTTTATTTAGTTACAGATAAGAGCATAAATATTAGtagtttttaatattaatagaTTTAATCCTTATTTTAGGATGAAAACAAGTTCTTAAATCTTGGACTTTACCAACAATACATGGTTTGTGTGGGCTACCATTTCTcccaaggaaaaagaaagatttgcaGGAAGCATGACAGTAAATACGTTAACTTACTTTGCCTCCCATGTTCCTCTAAGAATTCTTCATCACGGTtatgcaacaggaaaaaaccCATACGGTGAGACAGCAGCACTGTTGCGTATTGTATTACGCAAGTGCAATGTCACCTACTCATCTAAACTGTCATTGAGGAACTCGTTTTCATCAAGCTTTTTCAGATGTGCGTGCCTTGTCCATAATGCACAGTGCTCTTATCAGATAAGCCAGATACCAATCCTTACAGAAACTGCAAAGTTCTAAATCATAACGAtggaagctgcagctcatctgcTTACAGAGAATAAAGCAAATGTTCCCCTGTGCTGATGACATGCATTGCTACTTGCTGTTCAGAgaacacaaaaggaaataacCACGAAAAACTGATGCTAAGCAACAAAGACGACATTCACGGAGAGCTGGTCAGTACATACAGAGTGATACACTGATAATCCACCCTGGAACTTATTCAGATTTGCAGTTAAGCGTGTGGCTCGTAATTCCCACACAATACAGTTCAAAAACCCACCCTGAAATTAGGCAAGGAGGACATCCCTGAGTCTCTTGTAAAGACATAACTCCTTCGGGTCACTTCAGTCTGTTgttcaaaaacaacaaaaaaccctgtGGGAATCTATGTCCAAACAGCTATGTAGCACAGACAGCACCAGAGCCTCATATTCATCAGCCTGACATTAAATTCACAGAATGATGACAACTGAATTCAAACTTTGTTCTTTACTTGGTACTGGACTTAGActtttggatttaaaaaaaaaaaaaaactatctgATACAGATATAAGCAAATATAATTTGTCCAGAAACTACCTTCCACATGACTCCTATTATTTGTGTATATGGCAGCAATTTCAAGAAGTATATTACTTTATAATGCATTACCTATGGGTCTGTTTATGCCGTTCCCATCATTGGCCAGCATATAGCACCAACCTGCTGCCACGTCACAGTGGGTTGGGGTTATTTATTTACTAGTGTCTTATGCTTTTGGAGCTGCTCAGAGATCAAATACACTGCTAGCCTTAGGGTCACAGCTGAGTacactgaaaacacattttccaggTCTCAGGTTAAACTTACCAATTATCAATTTCTAACTGTGTGATAGGACAGTTACAGTCTCTTTTCAAGTtcctgaaaaatgcttttatgaaaaacatcactgcatttctgaatCACAAGACCATAATTTTCAAAAAGTTATACCAAAACGCACATTACTGGCATTAACTATGAAAACCCATTAAAAGCTCTCAAGTGGAGTCAtcagtttttcagcatttcctgTTAGACTAAGAATTGGAAGATTTCATCCAGACACCACGCCACGAGAAGGTGTGACACATACAGAaccttaaagcagaaaaaactgTTTGCAGTGCTTTATAGTATCTAGATTATCTACAACATGTATTCCTGGCCCACAAGATGTATCAAAGCTGAAGTTTGCATAATGAAATCAGAATACAGATTCAATATAAAGACATCACCCTAGATACACTAAGTTCACAATAATCATCTTTCCCCCATTGGAATGCACTTTGTCCAGGTAAATGGACTCTGCAGCAAGCTGAAGATAACTCAAAAACTTGCCGAAGCACAGCAAACACTGATATGAACACTGAATCAGCAATCTCAGTATACTAATTCAGGATGTAAtagctgctgttttcaaaaacTCATGCAAAACAATTCCTGGTTCTCGGCTCTGGTGCATGTTCTGTGTGCTTGACGTATCTAGAGCTAGATAAATAGTGAGACACacctttctttgtatttcagaaagccAATGTCTCTCTCCTTCCAGTTATAAATGTCAAAATCTTACTACCTTCTCACTTTTTAAGGAAACCTTACATAAGTGGTCCAAttcttttgcagttttgttgttgttttttttttaacagaagttttgttttattggaaCCAACACTTCTTCACAAACACGCTACCAAATTTCTTGCTTGGTTCAAACCACAAAGTGATTCAGTACAACTGCCGAGGCAGGTGCACGTGAAGATGCACCAGTATTCTTTCACTCCTTTATTTAAGCAGACACTTTGTGGCTATTCATCTATAACCCACGGCCTCTGATTTCACCCTCTGCTCCTACTGTAAAAACAAAGACTACTTTGAGCAGCTACCAAACACCATCTGCAATGATTCCCCCTCAGTGGCCTCCCCCTGCTCTGCCATTGTAAGCCcccacctggagtgctgtgtccaggcctgggggcCCCCAGTATAGGAGGgatgtggaactgttggaggaggtccagaggaggatcaCAAAGAtactcagagggctggagcacctctcctatgaagaaaggttgaggaagttgagcttgtttagcttgcaGAATAaagggctctggggagacctcatcacagtcttccagtacttgaagggagcttcTAAGCATGAGGAGAACCAGTTTTTTGCATGTTCTGATACTGATGAGACAGGAGggaaacagctttaaactaaacaagtaaagatttaggttagatattaggaactttttttttactcagagggcagtgaggccctgacagcgctgcccagagaaactgtggatggCCCATTCCTGGCAGCACTCACAGCCAGATtagatgggatcctgggcagcctgatgtggtGGCTGCCAACCCTACCCACGGCAGGGGGGGGGGAACgggatgggctttaaggtctcctccaacccaagacgttctatgattctgtaaccCTTCACTAACGCCCTGAACGTTCCAGGCTAGcaaacacactgctgcagggctTCCGTCCAGTAACACTGCTGCTGTCGCTCCCTGACACGATGCAAACGTTGGGAAAGCAGCATATATCCCACAGTTATCTAGTAATACTTCTCTTTAAAAGCACAAGGTTGCATTCTAGAAGAATTCTACTTGCTCCACAGACCGGTAAGTGGTAAGATCAAATATCTTCTTTCACACTGACATACAAGATATCCAAGCACtaataaaatgaaacagttaCGCAGcaaggggagagggaggggactTCCTTTTATTCACCTGCGGTGACTGCCCCGCCGCTGTTCCACCCGGCAGGATCGCGGCACCGTCAGTCCATTCATTGCACGGCAACGACCGTTTCACCGCTCCCTCGAGGAGACGCGGGGCGCCCCGGGGCGAGGCAGCGGCGGGCCGGGCGGGCAGCGCTTCGCTCCCAGGCGCGGGCCGGGCATGCGGCTGTGCGACAAGAAGCTcacggcggcgcggcggcgctGCGCGGTGCTGCTcggctccctgctgctggccgCCACCGTGGCGCTGCGCGGAATCGCCCTACCCTGCCGCGACGCCCAGCCGCGCTGCCGGGAGCGCCTGTACGGGGCGCTGCGGCTGGAGCCCCGCTGGAAGCTCGACTGCGCGGGGGTGGTCCGCGGGGACGAGGAGGCGGTGCGGGACGCCCTGGTGAGCAACCTGGAGGTGAGGAACAAAAGGCAACCCCTGAGCCCCGAGGACTACCTGAACATGACGAAGGACTGCCGCAGCTTCAAGGAGGGCCGGCGCTACATCGAGTTCCCGCTGAGCGAGGAGGAAGCCGACTTCCCTATTGCCTACTCCATGGTCATCCACCACAAGATCGAGATGTTCGAGCGGCTCCTGCGCTCTCTCTACGCGCCACAGAACGTGTACTGCGTCCACGTGGACGGCAAGGCTCCCGCCGCCTTCCAGCAAGCCGTGCGGGCCATCGCCGCCTGCTTTCCCAACGTCTTCGTGGCCAGCCGCCTGGAGAGCGTGGTGTACGCCTCCTGGTCCCGGCTGCAGGCCGACCTCAACTGCATGCAGGACCTGCTGCGGAGCCCCGTGCCCTGGCGCTACATCCTCACCACGTGCGGCACCGACTTCCCCATCAAGACCAACGCGGAGATTGTCCGCGCGCTGCGGGTGCTGCAGGGGCAGAACAGCATGGAGTCGGAGAAGCCGACGGCCTACAAGCAGGAGCGCTGGAAGTACCAGCACCTCGTGAAGACCTCCATCTCCCGCACGGCCACGGAGAAGTCGCCGTCGCCGCTGCCCTCGCCGATGTTCACGGGCAGCGCCTACATCGCGGCCACGCGGGCCTTCGTGCGGCACGTGCTGGAGGACCCCGCGGCGCGGCGCTTCCTCGACTGGGCCAAGGACACCTACAGCCCCGACGAGCACGTGTGGGCCACGCTGAACCGCGCGCCCGGCGTGCCCGGCGCCGTGCCGTACAGCGACAAGTTCCAGACGTCCGACATGAACGCGCTGCCCCGCCTGGTCAAGTGGCAGTACCTGGACGGCGACACGAGCCGCGGAGCGCCCTACCCGCCCTGCACCGGCCGCTTCCAGCGCGGCGTCTGCGTCTACGGGGCCGGGGACGTGGCCTGGATGCTGCGGCAGCGCCAACTCCTGGCCAACAAGTTCGACCCAGAAGTAGACGATGCGGCCATCCAGTGTCTCGAGAGCCACCTGCGCCGTAAGGCGCTCCTCGGCCGGGGGCTGTGAGCGGACCGCGGGCGGGGATCCTTCCGCGACCCCCGAGGCGAAGGGTCGGCGCGCTCCGAGCGCGGGAGCGGCGGTGCTGTGGGGCGGAGGGGCCGGGACTCCGCCCGCCGctgctggctccacacagaGGCGGCCCCAGAGTTCTCCGGCGGCCGTCGTAAGCGGACGAGCGCGGTGTTTTTCCACTCCGCGTGCTGTCTGCTCGCAGAAGTGACGCCGAAGGTTCGCTGTTAGGTCACGAGACGAGCTGAGGCGACGCAATTAATCGGACCGCCCGGCTGAACATcggctgctgctcctgtttcGGGCGCTCGGGAGCCCTCTGACTGCTGGCCGTAGCAAATGTGCCGCAAGAGACAGCTCCTGCGTGCTCCGTGCCCTGTACTCACCTGAGGAAAGCTGGCTGTGCCCTCCAGCCCTTCTgcacctgcagcacaggcacaggACATCTGTGTGGAGAGTAGTGCACAGGCCTACCTTGTCTGCCTCCttcctgcctttttcctccacCCAGAGATTAGTTTTATGCGGAGTGCTCTCCACAGTGTAACTGCCACATCCAGGGGTGTGCTGGGCCttaagaagaacaaaaacatccagtgcattcttttttttacttgaagTTACTATGAGCTAGTTACTGAAGTTACTGTAAGTAGGAAAAGTTGGTCAACTTTTGTATCTCACCCACAGGTGCTTCACCCAGCTCTCCTTAAGGCCAGCTCCTTCCACACACCCAGCACATCCTCACAGAGAGGCTGAGAGTTTAATTCAGTTGCCTCTGTGCTGGTagcattttttccttaagaTTTTCTAATCAGTGAACACTTTCATCTTTATAAATTCAGAGTCTCATGTGGGGAATGACCATCAGCCAAAGAACATCATCTAAATGTAGCGAGCTGCTGATTTCAGAAGTTCAATTATGACGGAAGCCACGCAGTTCTTGGAAACACTGATTTAAGAAAGAAGTGATTAAATGACTGACTTAACAAGGTGTGCTGCTGTAATTTTGTtggacattttaaaatgaaatgataaaTGCTGATTTTTGAAATGGCGCAGTGAAGTAGCAGTGATTGCTGTAGGCAAAAAAGGCAAGACAAGCTGTCAAATTAACACTGAATCCATCACTGGACATTTATTTATCATTCCCAACTTcaccccccccctttcccccaaAAGTGAATAAAGCAGTAGGGTTGATGAGTCCATTGGGAAATGGTTTCCAAGTACTGTAAATAGAAATCTGCTCCTATGGAGAGTAAAGTTTCTGTTAGTAACATGTAAAACTTAAAATGGCTTCAGCAGCCAAATCTGCATTACATAGCAAACA
This Lagopus muta isolate bLagMut1 chromosome 10, bLagMut1 primary, whole genome shotgun sequence DNA region includes the following protein-coding sequences:
- the GCNT3 gene encoding beta-1,3-galactosyl-O-glycosyl-glycoprotein beta-1,6-N-acetylglucosaminyltransferase 3, with the protein product MRLCDKKLTAARRRCAVLLGSLLLAATVALRGIALPCRDAQPRCRERLYGALRLEPRWKLDCAGVVRGDEEAVRDALVSNLEVRNKRQPLSPEDYLNMTKDCRSFKEGRRYIEFPLSEEEADFPIAYSMVIHHKIEMFERLLRSLYAPQNVYCVHVDGKAPAAFQQAVRAIAACFPNVFVASRLESVVYASWSRLQADLNCMQDLLRSPVPWRYILTTCGTDFPIKTNAEIVRALRVLQGQNSMESEKPTAYKQERWKYQHLVKTSISRTATEKSPSPLPSPMFTGSAYIAATRAFVRHVLEDPAARRFLDWAKDTYSPDEHVWATLNRAPGVPGAVPYSDKFQTSDMNALPRLVKWQYLDGDTSRGAPYPPCTGRFQRGVCVYGAGDVAWMLRQRQLLANKFDPEVDDAAIQCLESHLRRKALLGRGL